One window of Microbacterium sp. 1S1 genomic DNA carries:
- the mtrB gene encoding MtrAB system histidine kinase MtrB yields the protein MAATTTTTAVAVLRDWRGWPDVLAALWRRSLRFRTLAITLVATSLAIFITCVTMALVIQNDLFVSRKNVALEDARRAVDQAQSLLDIAGVGDDPAALTDMWNSIPDTLSRTSSADQLAGFKIPDGEGSVRLNGFTAGLTPDLLSSELQARVRELDYVQAWQSVALPTEDGGVVPGIVVGQQLQVPQAGSFEVYFAYDLADADQTLVFVQRTLWIAGIGLVAIVAAISWIVLRTVSTPIVQAAETSARLAAGDLGVRLEVHGEDELATLGRSFNAMADSIEAQIKELGELSMVQQRFVSDVSHELRTPLTTIRLAADMLNDQREEFDPTTARTAELLHTQVQRFETLLADLLEISRYDAGSVQLELEATSLAQLAEDIIEQMRPLAEGRGTEIRLVAPGGYSPVDMDPRRVRRVLRNLIGNAIEHGEGRPVVVTVDSNQHAVAAGVRDFGLGMAPGDAERVFDRFWRADPSRQRTIGGTGLGLSIALGDATLHGGTLAVWSELGVGSHFVLTIPRHDRVLDGPSPIPVEPQAPLAELGDATQPISIAETYSDLLDGKDQS from the coding sequence ATGGCCGCGACGACAACGACCACGGCCGTCGCGGTGCTGCGCGACTGGCGCGGCTGGCCGGACGTGCTGGCGGCGCTGTGGCGGCGTTCGCTGCGGTTCCGCACGCTGGCGATCACCCTCGTGGCCACGTCGCTGGCGATCTTCATCACCTGCGTCACCATGGCGCTCGTCATCCAGAACGACCTGTTCGTCTCCCGGAAGAACGTCGCGCTCGAAGACGCGCGCCGCGCCGTGGACCAGGCGCAGTCGCTCCTGGACATCGCGGGGGTGGGGGACGACCCAGCCGCGCTGACCGACATGTGGAACAGCATCCCCGACACTCTGTCGCGCACGTCGAGCGCGGATCAGCTCGCCGGCTTCAAGATCCCCGACGGTGAGGGGTCGGTGCGGCTCAACGGGTTCACGGCCGGGCTCACCCCGGATCTGCTGAGCTCGGAACTGCAGGCGAGGGTCCGCGAGCTGGACTACGTGCAGGCCTGGCAGTCGGTAGCCCTGCCCACCGAGGACGGCGGCGTCGTGCCGGGGATCGTCGTGGGGCAGCAGCTGCAGGTGCCTCAGGCCGGCTCCTTCGAGGTCTACTTCGCCTACGACCTCGCCGACGCCGACCAGACGCTGGTGTTCGTCCAGCGCACGCTCTGGATCGCCGGTATCGGACTGGTGGCGATCGTCGCCGCCATCTCCTGGATCGTGCTGCGGACCGTGTCGACGCCGATCGTCCAAGCCGCCGAGACCAGTGCTCGGCTCGCCGCCGGTGATCTCGGCGTCCGCCTGGAGGTACACGGCGAGGACGAGCTCGCGACGTTGGGGCGATCCTTCAACGCGATGGCCGACAGTATCGAGGCGCAGATCAAGGAGCTGGGAGAGCTCTCGATGGTGCAGCAGCGGTTCGTGTCGGATGTCTCTCACGAGCTGCGGACCCCGCTGACGACGATCCGCCTCGCCGCCGACATGCTGAACGATCAGCGCGAGGAGTTCGACCCCACGACCGCGCGCACCGCGGAGCTCCTGCACACCCAGGTGCAGCGATTCGAGACGCTGCTGGCCGATCTGCTCGAGATCAGCCGGTACGACGCGGGATCCGTGCAACTCGAGCTGGAGGCGACGAGCCTCGCGCAACTGGCCGAGGACATCATCGAGCAGATGCGGCCGCTCGCCGAGGGGCGGGGGACCGAGATCCGGCTCGTCGCCCCCGGCGGCTATTCGCCCGTCGACATGGATCCGCGCCGCGTGCGCCGGGTACTGCGGAACCTCATCGGCAATGCCATCGAGCACGGGGAGGGGCGGCCGGTCGTCGTCACGGTCGACAGCAACCAGCACGCCGTCGCCGCCGGCGTGCGCGATTTCGGGCTCGGCATGGCTCCCGGGGACGCGGAACGGGTGTTCGACCGCTTCTGGCGCGCCGACCCTTCGCGGCAGCGCACGATCGGGGGCACGGGGCTGGGGCTGTCGATCGCGCTCGGCGACGCCACACTCCACGGGGGGACGCTCGCCGTGTGGTCCGAGCTCGGGGTCGGCTCGCACTTCGTCCTCACGATCCCCCGTCACGACCGCGTGCTCGACGGCCCGAGCCCGATCCCGGTGGAGCCGCAGGCGCCCCTGGCGGAGCTCGGCGATGCCACGCAGCCGATCTCCATCGCCGAGACCTACTCCGATCTGCTCGACGGGAAGGACCAGTCATGA
- a CDS encoding PadR family transcriptional regulator, with product MSVRQSLLAILDQGPCYGYQLRHEFDRRTGSTWPLNVGQIYNTLERLERDGLVQRGEADEHGHVYWRITPAGSAEAGRWLATPVLRPPATREELAVKLALGATLPGVDAAEILRTQQDASRQRLEELRRTPSPGLAAGSPEELAWSLVLDSLVCAAEAELRWLELAEARLAQHPDPEMALELTTIRPKRGRPAKAADARVREEDTAAAPFAV from the coding sequence ATGTCCGTACGCCAGAGCCTGCTCGCCATCCTCGACCAGGGGCCGTGCTACGGGTACCAGCTCCGGCACGAGTTCGACCGCCGGACGGGATCGACCTGGCCGCTCAACGTCGGACAGATCTACAACACCCTCGAACGGCTCGAGCGCGACGGCCTCGTGCAGCGCGGAGAGGCCGACGAGCACGGGCACGTGTATTGGCGGATCACCCCGGCGGGATCCGCGGAGGCAGGTCGGTGGCTCGCCACCCCGGTCCTCCGGCCGCCTGCGACACGGGAAGAGCTCGCCGTGAAGCTCGCGCTCGGCGCCACCCTGCCCGGGGTGGACGCCGCGGAGATCCTGCGGACCCAGCAGGACGCCTCGCGGCAGCGGTTGGAGGAGCTGCGCCGCACACCGTCCCCGGGCCTGGCGGCGGGAAGCCCGGAGGAGCTCGCCTGGTCGCTCGTCCTCGACTCCCTGGTGTGCGCGGCGGAAGCCGAGCTCCGCTGGCTCGAACTGGCCGAGGCCAGGCTCGCGCAGCATCCGGATCCCGAGATGGCCCTGGAACTGACGACGATCCGTCCCAAGCGCGGTCGCCCGGCGAAGGCGGCGGACGCACGCGTGCGGGAGGAGGACACCGCCGCGGCGCCCTTCGCCGTCTGA
- a CDS encoding LpqB family beta-propeller domain-containing protein: MSSRAKSRFIRAAGLALVALLLPACTGLPTSGEVAVGLELGESPDDVDVLPVASGPVAGAGPAEIVEGFLEAGITTSDNWATAREFLAPSLQRSWRPSAGVSIDVGPEARTVTSDVAVEEVEDADEAEVQVLLELVASVDESGAYSGAPGDSSVPFSLARGDDGEWRITQAPDGVVIDEARFPNVFEGYSLQWFDARWSRLVPDMRWFPRRQSPATTVTQALVSGTPAEWLDPAVQTAFPSDVQLAQDAVLITAQVAEVSLTRPAASLDKTTLARMRTQLQATLKAAGVNVTQVRFSVDGRALDADVVELAGTSPEPGTLVLKDGAFGRIVGDEIAPIPAISTQILAMPPPIRAIDVAADDSAAAVMLDDGHVYLVGEDARNELDARPGLVHPSLDPYGYVWSVPAGAPQSVQAIGADVVGHDVVGAWPSASSISNLRVSADGARVAAVIVVGGQHWVVVAAVVRDDSGLPTELGEIRQLRQLTEPSTGLAWLGSDRLAVLTGSATPRLIIQPVGGPGSAETAPSDAAEVAGGRTAAGVRILDATGQLFAHAGSAWREVTEGVAVLATRAGE, encoded by the coding sequence ATGAGCTCGCGCGCGAAGAGTCGATTCATCCGTGCCGCCGGCCTGGCGCTGGTCGCTCTGCTGCTCCCCGCCTGCACCGGCCTGCCGACCAGCGGCGAGGTCGCGGTCGGTCTCGAGCTGGGGGAGTCGCCGGACGACGTCGACGTGCTCCCCGTCGCCTCCGGCCCGGTCGCGGGCGCGGGACCGGCGGAGATCGTCGAGGGTTTCCTCGAGGCCGGTATCACGACATCCGACAACTGGGCCACCGCGCGGGAGTTCCTGGCGCCGTCGCTGCAGCGCAGTTGGCGCCCCTCGGCCGGGGTGTCCATCGACGTGGGCCCGGAAGCACGGACGGTGACGTCGGACGTCGCGGTGGAGGAAGTGGAGGATGCCGACGAGGCGGAAGTGCAGGTGCTGCTCGAGCTGGTCGCGAGCGTCGACGAGTCGGGGGCGTACAGCGGCGCCCCCGGCGACTCGAGCGTTCCCTTCTCGCTGGCGCGCGGTGACGACGGAGAGTGGCGGATCACCCAGGCGCCGGACGGGGTGGTGATCGATGAGGCGCGCTTCCCCAACGTCTTCGAGGGGTACTCCCTGCAGTGGTTCGATGCGCGCTGGTCCCGCCTGGTCCCGGACATGCGCTGGTTCCCCCGTCGCCAGAGCCCCGCGACGACGGTGACCCAGGCCCTCGTCAGCGGCACTCCCGCGGAATGGCTCGATCCCGCCGTGCAGACGGCTTTCCCATCCGACGTGCAGCTCGCCCAGGATGCGGTGCTCATCACCGCGCAGGTGGCCGAGGTGTCGCTGACGCGACCTGCCGCGAGCCTGGACAAGACCACCCTCGCGCGCATGCGCACCCAGCTGCAGGCGACGTTGAAGGCAGCCGGCGTGAACGTCACCCAGGTGCGCTTCAGCGTCGACGGCAGGGCGCTCGATGCGGACGTCGTCGAGCTCGCGGGCACCTCGCCTGAACCGGGCACGCTCGTGCTGAAGGACGGGGCGTTCGGACGGATCGTCGGCGACGAGATCGCGCCGATCCCCGCGATCAGCACTCAGATCCTCGCCATGCCCCCGCCGATCCGGGCCATCGACGTCGCGGCCGACGACTCCGCGGCAGCGGTGATGCTGGACGACGGGCACGTCTACCTCGTGGGCGAGGATGCGCGGAACGAGCTGGACGCGCGCCCCGGGCTCGTCCACCCGTCCCTCGATCCCTATGGCTACGTGTGGTCGGTCCCTGCAGGAGCGCCGCAGAGCGTCCAGGCGATCGGCGCGGACGTCGTCGGCCACGATGTCGTCGGTGCCTGGCCGAGTGCGTCATCGATCTCGAATCTGCGCGTCTCGGCGGACGGCGCCCGGGTCGCGGCGGTGATCGTCGTGGGCGGCCAGCACTGGGTGGTGGTCGCCGCGGTCGTGCGCGACGACTCGGGTCTGCCGACGGAGCTGGGGGAGATACGACAGCTCCGTCAGCTCACCGAGCCGTCGACAGGGCTCGCCTGGCTGGGCTCGGACCGGTTGGCCGTGCTCACCGGCTCGGCCACGCCGCGCCTCATCATCCAGCCTGTCGGCGGACCCGGGTCTGCGGAGACCGCGCCCAGCGATGCCGCGGAGGTGGCCGGCGGGCGTACCGCGGCGGGCGTGCGCATCCTCGACGCCACGGGGCAGCTGTTCGCGCACGCCGGCTCGGCGTGGCGGGAGGTCACCGAGGGTGTCGCCGTCCTCGCCACGCGCGCCGGGGAGTGA
- a CDS encoding ComF family protein has protein sequence MGFTERMEALAAEVGGLLLAASCPGCDRPGTLLCDQCRGALAPTPLDVWTPGGRRVRAALRLEGPVASCVRRLKGEGETLLARPFGVALAAVLAPALMPGAWAVPVPTSRAAFRRRGYRVPELLVRQAGAVPQSVLTLTRRVADQRELAAAARAENVRGAMRARRPGRGARAVLVDDVVTTGATLDEAARALAAAGFVVHGVVALAATPMSAGSG, from the coding sequence GTGGGGTTCACGGAACGTATGGAGGCGCTCGCCGCTGAGGTCGGCGGGCTGCTCCTCGCGGCGAGCTGCCCCGGGTGCGATCGGCCGGGCACGCTGCTGTGCGACCAGTGCCGGGGAGCGCTCGCGCCGACGCCGCTCGACGTGTGGACGCCGGGCGGTCGACGCGTCAGGGCGGCGCTCCGCCTGGAGGGTCCGGTCGCCTCGTGCGTCCGGCGACTGAAGGGGGAGGGGGAGACCCTTCTCGCTCGACCGTTCGGTGTGGCGCTCGCCGCCGTGCTCGCCCCCGCCCTCATGCCGGGGGCGTGGGCCGTCCCCGTCCCGACGTCGCGCGCCGCCTTCCGCAGGCGGGGCTATCGCGTCCCGGAGCTCCTCGTGCGGCAAGCGGGAGCGGTGCCTCAGAGCGTCCTGACTCTCACCCGCAGAGTGGCGGACCAGCGAGAACTCGCCGCCGCTGCCAGGGCCGAGAATGTGCGCGGGGCGATGCGGGCGCGCAGACCGGGGCGCGGCGCTCGGGCGGTGCTGGTGGACGACGTCGTGACGACGGGCGCGACCCTGGACGAAGCCGCGCGGGCGCTCGCCGCTGCCGGGTTCGTGGTCCACGGCGTCGTCGCGCTCGCCGCCACGCCGATGTCAGCCGGATCCGGATGA
- a CDS encoding pyridoxal phosphate-dependent aminotransferase: MTPSRTFDQSSKLKNVLYEIRGNALVEAARLEAEGHRILKLNTGNPAIFGFDAPHQIVHDMLAALPTAHGYSDSKGIISARRAVVSRYEEIEGFPRFDPDDVYLGNGVSELITMTMQALLDEGDEVLIPAPDYPLWTAMTSLADGTPVHYLCDEDNGWQPDLEDIRSKITPRTKALVIINPNNPTGVVYSRQVLEGLVQIAREHQLLILSDEIYDRILFDDAVHIPTATLAPDLLCLTFNGLSKTYRVAGYRSGWMVITGPQDHAKGFIEGITLLASTRLCPNVPAQHAVQAALSGVQSIDALIAPTGRLHEQRDIAWEGLEAIPGVSCVKPQGALYAFPRLDPNVHEIRDDAKLVYDLLVSEHILLVQGTGFNWPTPDHLRLVTLPEPRVLSEAVERLGNFLSSYRQ; the protein is encoded by the coding sequence ATGACACCATCGCGCACCTTCGACCAGTCGTCGAAGCTCAAGAACGTCCTGTACGAGATCCGCGGAAACGCCCTCGTCGAGGCGGCGCGCTTGGAAGCAGAGGGTCACCGGATCCTCAAGCTCAACACGGGCAACCCCGCCATCTTCGGGTTCGATGCCCCGCACCAGATCGTGCACGACATGCTCGCCGCGCTCCCCACGGCACACGGCTACAGCGACAGCAAGGGCATCATCTCCGCCCGGCGAGCCGTCGTGAGCCGGTACGAGGAGATCGAAGGGTTCCCGCGGTTCGACCCCGACGACGTCTACCTCGGGAACGGCGTCTCGGAGCTCATCACGATGACGATGCAGGCGCTCCTGGACGAGGGGGACGAGGTCCTCATCCCGGCGCCCGACTATCCACTGTGGACCGCGATGACGAGCCTCGCGGACGGCACGCCCGTGCACTACCTGTGCGACGAGGACAACGGGTGGCAGCCCGACCTCGAAGACATCCGCTCGAAGATCACGCCGCGCACGAAGGCGCTCGTGATCATCAACCCCAACAACCCGACCGGCGTGGTCTACTCCCGGCAGGTCCTGGAGGGCCTCGTGCAGATCGCGCGCGAGCACCAGCTGCTCATCCTCTCGGATGAGATCTACGACCGCATCCTCTTCGACGACGCCGTGCATATCCCGACGGCGACCCTCGCGCCGGACCTCCTGTGCCTCACCTTCAACGGCCTGTCCAAGACCTATCGCGTGGCCGGGTACCGCTCCGGGTGGATGGTCATCACGGGACCGCAGGATCACGCGAAGGGGTTCATCGAGGGCATCACCCTCCTGGCCTCCACCCGCCTCTGCCCGAACGTCCCGGCGCAGCACGCGGTGCAGGCGGCGCTGTCCGGGGTCCAGTCGATCGACGCCCTCATCGCCCCGACCGGGCGGCTCCACGAGCAGCGCGACATCGCCTGGGAGGGTCTGGAGGCGATCCCCGGCGTGTCCTGCGTGAAGCCCCAGGGTGCGCTCTACGCCTTCCCCCGACTGGACCCGAATGTGCACGAGATCCGTGACGACGCCAAGCTCGTTTACGACCTGCTGGTATCCGAGCACATCCTGCTCGTGCAGGGGACGGGCTTCAACTGGCCGACGCCGGATCACCTGCGCCTCGTGACCCTGCCAGAGCCGCGAGTGCTGAGCGAAGCCGTCGAGCGACTCGGGAACTTCCTGTCGAGCTACCGGCAGTAG
- the secA gene encoding preprotein translocase subunit SecA, whose product MANPLEKLLRAGEGRIIRRLNQVVKAVNALEEDISQLTDDELRNETAELRARYEKGETLDQLMPEAFAAVREAAKRTLGMRAYDVQIMGGAALHLGNIAEMKTGEGKTLVATFPAYLNAIAGEGVHVITVNDFLASYQAELMGRVYRALGMTTGIIVSGQTPAVRREQYAADITYGTNNEFGFDYLRDNMAWRKEDLVQREHFFAIVDEVDSILIDEARTPLIISGPSSGEANRWFAEFAKIARTLVAGEDYEVDEKKRTVGVLEPGIEKVEDYLGIDNLYESANTPLISFLNNSIKALALFKKDTDYVVMNDEVMIVDEHTGRILVGRRYNEGIHQAIEAKEGVPVKAENQTLATVTLQNYFRLYDKLAGMTGTAETEAAEFMSTYKLGVIPIPTNKPMIRKDQPDLVYKNEAAKFAQVVEDIAERHASGQPVLVGTTSVEKSEYLSRLLAKKGVKHEVLNAKNHAREAEIVARAGRLGAVTVATNMAGRGTDIMLGGNAEFLAVQELKAKGLDPVETPEEYEVAWDETYESMKKVVDEEAQKVIEAGGLYVLGTERHESRRIDNQLRGRSGRQGDPGESRFYLSLTDDLMRLFQSGAAEAILARTNFPDDVPIESGLVSRAIRSAQSQVEARNAEMRKNVLKYDDVLNRQREAIYADRRHILQGDDIADRVQHFIEDAISGVVRDHTGEGHNESWDFDALWTELKTLYPVSVTIDEVVSEAAGRKGGITAEGLTRELLSDAKIAYEKREESLGEAATRELERRVVLQVLDRRWRDHLYEMDYLKDGIGLRAMAQRDPLIEYQREGYAMFQSMMGQIKEESVGYLYNLEVEVRRAGDAETAEVEAKGLATDGGEQRLEYSAANDAGEVEVRNDRGQVQQAATDRMRQAAARAQASEAAEPEEAPRGAFGQRTEPAAPAAGNREQRRAQSKKKK is encoded by the coding sequence GTGGCGAATCCTCTTGAGAAGCTGCTGCGCGCAGGTGAGGGGCGGATCATCCGCCGTCTGAACCAGGTGGTGAAGGCGGTGAACGCCCTCGAGGAGGACATCTCCCAGCTCACGGACGACGAGCTGCGCAACGAGACCGCCGAGCTGCGCGCCCGCTACGAGAAGGGCGAGACCCTCGACCAGCTCATGCCCGAAGCCTTCGCCGCCGTGCGTGAAGCCGCCAAGCGGACGCTCGGCATGCGCGCCTACGACGTGCAGATCATGGGTGGTGCCGCCCTGCACCTCGGGAACATCGCCGAGATGAAGACCGGTGAGGGCAAGACGCTCGTCGCCACCTTCCCTGCGTATCTGAACGCGATCGCCGGTGAGGGCGTCCACGTCATCACCGTGAACGACTTCCTCGCCAGCTACCAGGCGGAGCTGATGGGTCGCGTCTACCGCGCCCTCGGCATGACGACGGGCATCATCGTCTCCGGACAGACGCCCGCCGTGCGACGCGAGCAGTACGCGGCCGACATCACGTACGGCACGAACAACGAGTTCGGCTTCGATTACCTCCGAGACAACATGGCGTGGCGCAAGGAGGACCTCGTCCAGCGTGAGCACTTCTTCGCGATCGTGGACGAGGTCGACTCGATCCTCATCGACGAGGCGCGCACGCCGCTCATCATCTCGGGCCCGTCATCGGGGGAGGCGAACCGCTGGTTCGCCGAGTTCGCCAAGATCGCGCGCACCCTCGTGGCCGGCGAGGACTATGAGGTCGACGAGAAGAAGCGCACCGTCGGGGTCTTGGAGCCGGGGATCGAGAAGGTCGAGGACTACCTCGGGATCGACAACCTCTACGAGTCGGCCAACACGCCGCTGATCTCGTTCCTCAACAACTCCATCAAGGCCCTCGCCCTGTTCAAGAAGGACACCGACTACGTCGTGATGAACGACGAGGTCATGATCGTGGACGAGCACACCGGCCGCATCCTCGTCGGACGCCGCTACAACGAGGGCATCCACCAGGCCATCGAGGCGAAGGAGGGCGTGCCGGTCAAGGCCGAGAACCAGACGCTCGCCACCGTCACGCTGCAGAACTACTTCCGTCTCTACGACAAGCTCGCCGGCATGACGGGTACGGCCGAGACCGAGGCGGCGGAGTTCATGTCGACCTACAAGCTCGGCGTCATCCCGATCCCGACCAACAAGCCGATGATCCGCAAGGACCAGCCGGACCTGGTGTACAAGAACGAGGCCGCGAAGTTCGCCCAGGTCGTCGAGGACATCGCCGAGCGCCACGCGAGCGGTCAGCCCGTCCTCGTGGGCACCACGAGCGTCGAGAAGAGCGAGTACCTGTCGCGGCTGCTCGCGAAGAAGGGCGTCAAGCACGAGGTCCTCAACGCGAAGAACCACGCGCGTGAGGCCGAGATCGTCGCCCGCGCTGGTCGCCTCGGCGCCGTCACGGTCGCGACGAACATGGCCGGTCGAGGCACCGACATCATGCTCGGCGGGAACGCCGAGTTCCTCGCCGTGCAGGAGCTGAAGGCGAAGGGGCTCGATCCGGTGGAGACGCCGGAGGAGTACGAGGTCGCCTGGGACGAGACCTACGAGTCGATGAAGAAGGTCGTCGACGAGGAGGCCCAGAAGGTCATCGAGGCGGGCGGGCTCTACGTGCTCGGCACCGAACGACACGAGTCGCGCCGCATCGACAACCAGCTGCGCGGTCGCTCCGGCCGTCAGGGCGACCCGGGGGAGAGCCGGTTCTACCTGAGCCTCACCGACGACCTGATGCGCCTGTTCCAGTCGGGCGCCGCGGAGGCGATCCTGGCACGCACGAACTTCCCCGACGACGTGCCGATCGAGTCCGGGCTCGTGTCCCGTGCCATCCGCAGCGCGCAGTCGCAGGTCGAGGCGCGCAACGCCGAGATGCGCAAGAACGTCCTGAAGTACGACGACGTCCTCAACCGTCAGCGCGAGGCGATCTACGCCGACCGCCGCCACATCCTCCAGGGCGATGACATCGCCGATCGGGTGCAGCACTTCATCGAAGACGCGATCAGCGGCGTCGTCCGCGACCACACCGGTGAGGGCCACAACGAGAGCTGGGACTTCGACGCCCTCTGGACCGAGCTGAAGACGCTCTACCCGGTCAGCGTCACCATCGACGAGGTGGTGTCGGAGGCCGCTGGACGCAAGGGCGGCATCACCGCGGAAGGCCTGACGCGCGAGCTGCTGTCCGACGCGAAGATCGCCTACGAGAAGCGCGAGGAGTCGCTGGGCGAGGCGGCGACCCGGGAGCTCGAGCGCCGGGTGGTCCTGCAGGTGCTCGACCGTCGTTGGCGCGACCACCTCTACGAGATGGACTATCTCAAGGACGGCATCGGCCTGCGGGCGATGGCGCAGCGCGACCCGCTCATCGAGTACCAGCGTGAGGGCTACGCGATGTTCCAGTCGATGATGGGGCAGATCAAGGAGGAGTCGGTCGGCTACCTCTACAACCTCGAGGTCGAGGTGCGCCGTGCCGGCGACGCCGAGACCGCGGAGGTCGAGGCCAAGGGACTCGCCACCGACGGGGGAGAGCAGCGCCTGGAGTACTCCGCGGCGAACGACGCCGGCGAGGTCGAGGTCCGCAACGACCGCGGCCAGGTGCAGCAGGCGGCGACCGACCGGATGCGCCAGGCCGCCGCCCGTGCGCAGGCGTCCGAGGCCGCGGAGCCGGAGGAGGCTCCGCGCGGGGCCTTCGGCCAGCGGACCGAGCCGGCGGCTCCGGCCGCGGGCAACCGCGAGCAGCGCCGCGCGCAGAGCAAGAAGAAGAAGTAG
- the hpf gene encoding ribosome hibernation-promoting factor, HPF/YfiA family: METSIVGVGVGITDRFRTVVEEKIAKIQTLAAKAQRLDVKVTHRVYRNGRVPDETVELTLVGKGPVVRAEAVDGDKFVALDLAIDKMIEQLRRAKEKRVDGRQHPRGPHFEKGSGSLEGIDVQPASAEVLHAVATGSIPVQNDEEEDYSPVVIRTKSFEAEWMTVEEAVDRMELVGHDFFLFVDARTDHPSVVYRRKGWDYGVIALETQAPPAEALAS; encoded by the coding sequence ATGGAAACGAGCATCGTGGGCGTCGGAGTGGGTATCACCGATCGCTTCCGCACCGTCGTCGAAGAGAAGATCGCCAAGATCCAGACGCTCGCAGCCAAGGCGCAACGCCTGGATGTGAAGGTCACGCACCGGGTCTACCGGAACGGCCGCGTCCCTGATGAGACCGTCGAGCTGACGTTGGTCGGCAAGGGACCCGTCGTCCGCGCGGAGGCGGTCGACGGTGACAAGTTCGTGGCGCTCGACCTCGCGATCGACAAGATGATCGAACAGCTGCGCCGCGCGAAGGAGAAGCGCGTCGACGGGCGCCAGCACCCGCGGGGCCCGCACTTCGAGAAGGGCAGTGGCTCGCTCGAGGGAATCGACGTGCAGCCGGCGTCCGCCGAGGTGCTGCACGCCGTGGCCACCGGCAGCATCCCCGTGCAGAACGACGAGGAGGAAGACTACTCGCCCGTCGTCATCCGCACCAAGAGCTTCGAGGCGGAGTGGATGACGGTCGAGGAAGCCGTGGACCGGATGGAGCTCGTCGGGCACGACTTCTTCCTGTTCGTGGACGCCCGCACCGATCACCCGAGCGTGGTCTACCGCCGCAAGGGCTGGGACTACGGTGTCATCGCCCTGGAGACGCAGGCTCCGCCGGCCGAGGCGCTCGCCTCCTGA
- the mtrA gene encoding MtrAB system response regulator MtrA, giving the protein MTSRILVVDDDTALAEMIGIVLRTEGFEPVFCADGARAVDEWRAQRPDLVLLDLMLPGMDGIEICTRIRAESGVPIIMLTARSDTADVVRGLEVGADDYMVKPFNPKELVARIRTRLRPTPQASSEQLRIGDLTVDVDAHEVRRGTTPIALTPLEFQLLVALASKPQQVFSREMLLEQVWGYHYKADTRLVNVHVQRLRAKVELDPDNPKIVMTVRGVGYRAGSVT; this is encoded by the coding sequence ATGACCTCACGCATCCTTGTGGTCGACGACGACACCGCGCTCGCCGAGATGATCGGCATCGTGCTGCGCACCGAGGGATTCGAGCCGGTGTTCTGTGCCGACGGTGCGCGCGCGGTCGACGAGTGGCGCGCCCAGCGCCCGGACCTGGTGCTGCTCGACCTGATGCTCCCCGGGATGGACGGGATCGAGATCTGCACCCGCATCCGAGCGGAGTCCGGCGTGCCGATCATCATGCTGACGGCCCGCAGCGACACGGCCGACGTCGTCCGGGGCCTCGAGGTCGGCGCGGACGACTACATGGTCAAGCCGTTCAATCCCAAGGAGCTCGTGGCTCGCATCCGCACCCGGCTGCGGCCGACGCCGCAGGCCTCCAGTGAACAGTTGCGGATCGGGGATCTGACGGTCGACGTCGACGCGCACGAGGTGCGTCGCGGGACGACGCCGATCGCCCTCACGCCGCTCGAGTTCCAGCTTCTGGTGGCGCTCGCCTCCAAGCCCCAACAGGTGTTCTCCCGCGAGATGCTGCTCGAGCAGGTGTGGGGGTACCACTACAAGGCCGACACCCGTCTCGTGAACGTGCACGTCCAGCGCCTGCGGGCGAAGGTGGAGCTCGACCCGGACAACCCGAAGATCGTCATGACGGTGCGCGGCGTCGGTTATCGCGCCGGCAGCGTCACCTAG